In the Anser cygnoides isolate HZ-2024a breed goose chromosome 27, Taihu_goose_T2T_genome, whole genome shotgun sequence genome, one interval contains:
- the PWWP3A gene encoding PWWP domain-containing DNA repair factor 3A has product MADPEYVLCKWRKRLWPAKVLCKSGDVGKSSIANAEEASLEVEILGLKEKVSVSSADTVPLSEEGIEDIASNLGEKTNASEVVDELKYRCALRTALDFLSENASARLVPQLKEGVSPRLSQANNRGSLSSTPLHSCRSLSNLKEKLEPETPKKKTERKNSPNLKTDIRKQNQKCFVLEKRAKANKNGTKPSKRSARDLYNTSNSNGQNCTMPESQSLSRQKKAKSSLSTKSQTENKLVLKPKEEKSKQGQRRPGAGSPVRLPNNLLKVQAQPLAEDTSLPVTCKSYTVANVRGRTNSRCQPKRVLLDLSCKSASDLEKNIRNESKNLVKQLGGGKKTASSKQLKEQETSAPVSSNRKRKCRNGPEPSARPSHRGKLSDGFLSQPEEEESKDSPRVPASKVKEFQLSDFKEDEGLESSDLPSEISFTENLSHLSTLVDEDEEEDEELPSILSRQEPQLIEEGILVWCKWQRYPYWPAVVRKVKRKHRKANVLFIEGNVNDKKKGFSVSLKSLKHFDCEEKQDLIDQAKEEHRQEIEWCIQLISDYRIRVGCHSFTGSFLEYFADDISYPVRKQCYQGLVQMTFPNVAEENLEESLSETSPQKPSKKLLPDRTRAARDKANKKIVEFIVKTKGAEEHLLAILKSRKQSRWMKEFLNSSQYVTCIETYLEDEEQLDLVVNYLKEVYHEIDTENLRQINGDRIKFISDVLLPEAIIYAISAVDDIDYKKAEEKYIKGPSVSKREREKFDEEILERKKLKTELESADSL; this is encoded by the exons ATGGCAGACCCGGAGTATGTGCTTTGCAAGTGGAGGAAGCGTTTGTGGCCTGCGAAG GTTTTGTGCAAAAGTGGAGATGTTGGAAAATCATCCATCGCTAATGCAGAGGAGGCTTCTTTGGAAGTTGAAATACTTggcttaaaagaaaa GGTTAGTGTGAGCTCTGCAGATACAGTTCCACTGAGCGAGGAAGGTATAGAAGATATTGCCTCTAACTTAG GTGAAAAGACAAATGCGAGTGAAGTTGTGGATGAACTGAAATATCGCTGTGCTCTTAGAACTGCTCTGGATTTTTTGAGTGAAAATGCATCAGCCAGACTAGTGCCACAGTTAAAAGAGGGAGTGAGTCCTCGGTTATCGCAGGCGAATAATAGGGGATCTCTCTCATCTACCCCCTTACATAGCTGTCGGTCACTCTCCAACCTTAAAGAAAAGTTGGAGCCTGAGACTcccaagaagaaaacagagagaaaaaatagcCCCAACCTAAAGACTgatataagaaaacaaaaccagaaatgttttgttttggagaagagggctaaagcaaataaaaatggaacaaagCCTTCAAAACGTAGTGCTAGGGACTTGTATAATACATCAAACTCAAATGGTCAAAATTGCACAATGCCAGAATCACAATCACTATCGAGACAGAAAAAAGCCAAATCCAGTTTGTCAACAAAGtcccaaacagaaaataaacttgtGCTTAagccaaaggaggaaaaaagtaagCAAGGACAAAGAAGACCTGGTGCAGGATCACCTGTCCGACTTCCAAATAACCTCCTCAAAGTTCAAGCACAGCCTCTTGCTGAGGACACTTCTCTGCCTGTGACCTGTAAGTCTTACACAGTGGCAAATGTCAGAGGCAGGACAAACAGTAGGTGTCAACCTAAAAGGGTGTTACTGGATTTATCTTGTAAAAGTGCCTCTGACTTGGAGAAGAACATCAGAAATGAGAGCAAAAATCTAGTAAAGCAAttgggtgggggaaaaaaaacagcgaGTTCAAAACAACTAAAAGAACAAGAGACCAGTGCACCCGTGTCCTcgaacagaaaaaggaaatgcagaaatggCCCTGAGCCTTCAGCCAGGCCTTCTCACCGTGGAAAGCTTTCTGATGgtttcctctcccagcctgaagaggaggaaagcaaGGATAGTCCACGTGTGCCTGCGAGTAAAGTAAAGGAGTTTCAGCTGTCTGACTTCAAGGAAGATGAAG GACTGGAATCTTCTGATCTGCCTTCAGAGATCTCTTTCACAGAGAATCTCTCTCACCTCTCAACTCTGGTagatgaagatgaggaggaggatgaagaacTCCCTAGTATTCTATCTCGTCAAG AGCCACAATTGATTGAGGAAGGGATTTTGGTCTGGTGCAAATGGCAAAGGTATCCTTATTGGCCAGCAGTG GTAAGAAAAGTGAAGCGAAAACACAGAAAGGCAAATGTGCTGTTCATAGAAGGGAATgtaaatgacaagaaaaaagg CTTCTCAGTATCTCTTAAGAGTCTGAAGCACTTTGATTGTGAAGAAAAGCAGGACCTCATT GACCAAGCCAAAGAAGAACATCGCCAAGAAATTGAGTGGTGTATTCAATTGATCTCTGATTATCGAATTAGAGTAG GTTGTCATTCTTTTACGGGATCCTTCTTGGAATATTTTGCTGATGATATCA gctaTCCAGTTAGAAAGCAGTGTTATCAAGGTTTAGTCCAAATGACATTTCCAAACGTAGCAGAAGAAAATCTCGAAGAGTCTTTATCAGAAACTTCACCTCAGAAGCCTTCTAAGAAACTTCTTCCTGACAGAACAAGGGCCGCCAGagataaagcaaataaaaagatagTGGAGTTCATAGTGAAGACTAAGGGGGCAGAAGAGCATCTCTTGgctattttgaaaagcagaaaacagtctCGGTGGATGAAGGAATTCCTGAATTCAAGTCAGTATGTGACCTGCATTGAAACTTATTTAGAGGATGAAGAACAATTGGACCTAGTAGTAAACTACCTGAAGGAAGTATATCATGAAATAGACACTGAAAATCTCCGTCAAATAAATGGAGatagaataaaatttatttcagatgttCTTTTGCCTGAA gCAATCATCTATGCGATTTCTGCTGTGGACGACATAGACtacaaaaaagcagaagagaaatacaTAAAAGGACCGTCTGTGAGCAAAAG ggagagagagaaatttgaTGAAGaaattctggaaagaaaaaagttgaagACAGAATTGGAATCTGCAGACAGCCTATAA
- the LOC106048195 gene encoding calcium/calmodulin-dependent protein kinase type IV-like: MPSSKTGSEYWIDGSHRETALEDFYIVGPELGRGATSVVYSCEEKGTGAPYAAKILKKTIDKKIVRTEIGVLLRLSHPNIIKLKEIFETPSEIALVLELVTGGELFDRIVERGFYSERDAAHVVKQILEAVSYLHENGVVHRDLKPENLLYADLSPDAPLKIGDFGLSKIVDEQDTMKTVCGTPGYCAPEILHGCPYGPEVDMWSVGVITYILLCGFEPFFDPRGDQYMYSRILTCDYEFVSPWWDEVSLNAKDLVRKLIVLDPQKRLTVYQALEHPWVTGKAAKFAHMDSTQKKLQEFNARRKLKAAMKAVVASSRLGNHGHHDCSRSGRSRGGPRGTHLPQGPGSAVPEATAAAEDLEAFPAVPQVPVNGASCRS; the protein is encoded by the exons aTGCCCTCCTCCAAGACGGGCAGCGAGTACTGGATCGACGGCTCCCACCGCGAGACCGCGCTTGAGGATTTCTACATCGTGGGCCCCGAACTGGGACG ggGAGCCACCTCCGTGGTGTACAGCTGCGAGGAGAAGGGCACGGGCGCCCCGTACGCCGCCAAAATACTGAAGAAGACG ATCGACAAAAAGATCGTGAGGACGGAGATCGGGGTCCTGCTGCGCCTCTCGCACCCCAACATC ATCAAGCTGAAGGAGATCTTCGAGACGCCCTCCGAGATCGcgctggtgctggagctggtgaCGGGAGGAGAGCTCTTCGACAG GATCGTGGAGAGGGGCTTCTACAGCGAGCGGGATGCGGCGCACGTGGTCAAGCAGATCCTGGAGGCCGTGTCG TATCTGCATGAAAACGGAGTCGTCCACCGTGACCTGAAGCCAGAGAACCTGCTCTACGCAGACCTTTCCCCTGACGCTCCCCTGAAAATCG GTGACTTTGGGCTCTCCAAGATCGTGGATGAACAGGACACCATGAAAACCGTCTGCGGGACGCCGGGGTACTGCG CCCCTGAAATCCTCCACGGCTGCCCGTACGGCCCAGAAGTGGATATGTGGTCCGTGGGTGTCATCACATACATCCT GCTCTGCGGGTTTGAGCCCTTCTTCGACCCGCGGGGGGACCAGTACATGTACAGCCGCATCCTCACCTGCGACTACGAGTTCGTGTCCCCGTGGTGGGACGAGGTTTCCCTCAACGCCAAGGACCTG GTTAGAAAATTGATCGTCTTGGACCCCCAGAAGAGACTGACCGTCTACCAAGCTCTGGAGCACCCCTGGGTCACTGGGAAGGCCGCTAAATTTGCTCACATGGATAGCACGCAGAAGAAACTGCAGGAATTTAACGCCAGGAGGAAACTGAAG GCTGCCATGAAAGCCGTGGTGGCTTCCAGCCGCTTGGGCAACCACGGGCACCACGACTGCTCCAGGAGCGGGCGCAGCCGGGGTGGCCCACGAGGCACGCACCTGCCCCAGGGGCCAGGGAGCGCCGTCCCCGAAGCCACCGCCGCGGCCGAGGACCTCGAGGCTTTTCCTGCCGTGCCCCAGGTCCCCGTGAACGGCGCCAGCTGCAGGAGCTAA